In Pseudomonadota bacterium, the DNA window ACTGGACTTTAAGGCAATTCTGCCGTTTCTCTTCCGGTTTTCCGGTATTTCACGTTCTCTTTTTTACTGTTGTCAGACCCATGAAAGACTATATTTTTGCCATTTTCTGGTTTTGCCTCGCCGGTCTGTCCGGCGCCGCGCTGTATTATACCAGCGAGCAAACCCATATCACCGCCAAAAATATCGCGGAAATACGGGCGGCAACAACGGAAACAAAGCATGATATCGCCGTATTATCGGCGGAATACTGGCGTTTAACCGCCCCTGCACGGCTCGAAGCGCTGGCGGCGCGGCTGATGCCCGATTTACAGCCGATGACCGGCGCACAGCTTCTGCCGCCCCGTCCTACGGCAAAATCCGCGGCGGCAGGCAAACATCCCGTTGTTTCATCGGTCAAGGATCTGATCGACAATCTTCTTGAAACGAATGACCGTACCGGCCTGTCCGATGCGCAACAACAAAAAGCGGTTCTGGCACAAAATGCATCACATACTCCCTGATAACAGCGGCCATATCACGCTGGACGGGCAGCGTCACGGCTTCCTGCAAAAGGCGCATCTGCGCATGGCAATGGTGACCTGTGTGCTGATGCTGGGCTTCATCGCAATTGCCTGGCGGCTGACGCATTTAAGCCTGATCGGTGTTTATGCCCCCGGTACCGCAGCGGCCGGACAGATGCAAACGGCAGGCATCACGGCTTTGCGCGGCGGCATCACCGACCGTAACGGCGAACATATTGCCGCCACTTTGCGCATGCCCTCGCTTTACGCCGATCCGGCGCTGGTCGGCAATGCGGATATTCTGGCGCGTGACCTGTCCAAAATTCTGCCTGTAACCGCAACGGACATAAAACATAACCTTGCGCGCGGCGGGCGTTTCGTCTGGCTGTACCGTAATCTGACCCCGAAACAACAGCAGCGGATCAATGATCTCGGTTATCCCGAGCTGGGCTTCCGCGACGAATACCGGCGCGTCTATCCGCAGGGCAATCTGCTCTCGCATCTTCTGGGCTATACCGACAGCGACGGCAACGGCATTGCGGGACTGGAAAAACAATATAATGATTTGCTGAAAGAAGGCGATGTGCTGCGCACCACGCTGGATATCCGCGTTCAGAACATTCTAAAGCGCACAATACAGCAATCCGTCACCCGTTTTCAGGCCATCGGCGGGGCAGGCATTATGATGGATATCAAAACCGGCGAGATTATCGCCATGGTCTCCCTGCCCGATTTCGACCCGCATAATCCCGCAGATGCGCCGGCGGAAAAACGCTTTAACCGCAATACAACCGGCGTGTTTGAAATGGGCTCGACCTTCAAGATATTCTCGATTGCCGCTGCCCTGCAAAACGGCAGCACCACAGCCGACGAAGTTTTTGACGCAACGGAGCCCCTGCGCATCGGCCGCCATGTCATTCGCGATTTCCATGCCGAAAAACGCCCGATGACGGTACGCGAGATTTTCCTGCATTCCTCAAATATCGGAACGGCGCTGATTGCGCAAAAAATGGGCTCGGAAAATCTGCAGAATTTCTTCCGCGATCTCGGTCTTTTCACCCGCGTGAATATTGATCTGCCCGAACGCGCCTTGCCGCTTGTACCCCGCCGCTGGGGCGAAGCCGCCACCGCCACCGCCTCTTACGGTCACGGTTTTGCCGTCACGCCGCTGCATCTTGCCGTCGGTGCCGCCGCCATTGTCAATAACGGGCTTTTACTGCCGCCGACGCTGACGCCAAGACCGCGGCTAAAAACAGCCGCGACAAGGATCGTCTCTGCACAGACATCCGCCGTCATGCGCAGTATGCTGGAAGATGTCACGGCAAAAGGCACAGGTAAAAACGCCGTTGCCGCAGGATACCGTGTCGGTGGAAAAACCGGAACGGCGGAAAAAGTCGTCAACGGGCGTTACAAACGCAAGGCGCTCTACTCCTCATTTATCGGCTTTTTCCCTATGGACAACCCGCGATATGTGCTACTTGTCAGTATAGATGAACCGCAGGGACGCAAGGACAGTTTCGGCTATGCCACAGGCGGCTGGACAGCCGCCCCTGTCGTCAGACAGGTTATTACCGAAGCCGCCCCGCTATTGGGGATTGCGTCCGGGAATATGACTTACGGAGGCTTGAGAGATTATGTCGCTGCCATCAGCCAGACAAACACAGACTGAAAACACCCTGCATGACCTTGCCGCCGCCCTGCCCGCCGGCATGATTGATACAAGCGGTGCGCCGGTGAATATGCGTGTTTCCGGCCTGACGCTCGACTCCCGCAAGGTGGAAACAGGCTTTCTCTTTGCCGCCTTAAAAGGCGATAAGCTGGACGGACATGCCTTTATTCCGCAAGCCGTCAAAAGCGGTGCCATCTGCGTCTTGATCGGCACAAAAGATCCCGCCCCGCAGAATGTCGCCGTGCTGCGGGCCGAAAATCCGCGCCGTGCTTTTTCACTGCTGGTCGCCGCTTTCTACAAAACCCAGCCGGAAATCATCACCGCCGTCACCGGAACAAACGGCAAAACCTCGACCGTGCAGTTTTGCCGCCAGATATGGGAACGGCTTGATTTAAACGCTGCCTGTCTCGGCACGCTGGGCGTCACCGCCCCCGCACTCGGCATGACGGAAGACGGCAGCATCACCACCCCCGATCCCGAAAGCCTGCACCGGACACTGGCCGCACTTGCCGCAAAGAATTGCAACCATCTTGCGATGGAAGCCTCCAGCCACGGGCTGGATCAATACCGTCTGGACGGCGTCCGTGTGACCGCCGCAGGTTTCACCAATCTGACGCATGACCATCTGGATTATCACAAAACGCTGGAAAACTACCTCGCCGCCAAAATGCGGCTCTTTACCGATCTGCTGCCGCCCGGCGGCACGGCGGTTTTAAATATGGATGATCCCGTTTATGAACAGCTGGCCGCAGCCTGTGCGGATAAAAAAATCGTGACCTACAGCCTGAAAAACCCGGAAGCCGATTTCGCCGTCACACGGCGCATGCCCAAATCCGACGGGCAGGATATTACGCTGAACGTCTCCGGACGGGATTATGAGCTGTTTTTTCCGCGGGTCGGCGCTTTCCAGCTTTATAACGCGCTTTGCGCCGCCGCATTGGTCATGGCCGAAGCGGATTGCCCGCCCGCGCAGGTTATTCTGTCGCTGGAACATCTCGCCCCCGTGCGCGGACGCATGGAATATGTCGGCTCTCCCGCAGGCATCAATGCCGGAATTTATGTTGATTACGCCCATACGCCCGATGCGCTGGAAAATGTGCTGACGGCGCTGCGCCCGCATACGCAAAGTCGCCTTTACGCACTGATTGGCTGCGGCGGTGATCGTGACCGCAGTAAGCGGCCTATTATGGGTGAAACGGCCGCAAAATTCGCCGATCATGTCATTGTCACAGATGATAATCCGCGCAGCGAAGAACCTGCCGCCATCCGCGTCGAAGTCATGACCGGCTGCCCCGATGCCGAAAATATCGGTGACCGCAAAGAAGCGATTTTTCATGCCGTGTCCCTGCTAAAAGACGGTGATGTGCTGGTTGTCAGCGGCAAAGGCCATGAACAGGGGCAGAAAATCGGCGATGACATCATCCCCTTTGATGATGCGGAAACAGTGCGTGCCGCCATTGCCGCCTCTTGAGTTCCGCCGCAAAAACAGCCATATTAGCCGCCCAAACATAAGGATCACAAACAATATGACGGAACATCAATTTTCCTTGCGCGTTTATTATGCCGACACAGATGCGGGTGGCGTTGTTTATCATGCCGGCTATCTGCGCTTTGCCGAACAGGCGCGCACGGAAATGCTGCGCGATGCGGGGTTTGAACATGCCGCCCTGTTGAAAGAAACCGGCATTGCCTTTGCCGTCCGTCATCTTGAAATTGATTACCGCCGCCCCGCCGTGCTGGATGACCAATTGACAATCGTCACAAAACTGACCCATCTGGGTAATGCCCGCATGGATATGCAGCAGACGTTTTTTAAAGACGGGGACGCGATTGTCACAATTCATCTGACCCTTGTCTGTATGAATGTGCACACGCAGAAAGCCGCGCGTTTGCCCGAAGAATGTCGTGCAGTCTTTGAAAAAATGATGTAGATTTTTCTAAGATAAAAGACGAGTAAAGGAGAAGAATATGGCCGATGCAGCCTCTGATGCCGTCAGCCGCGCCGTAGATAGCGCCAAACTTGCCGGAACCGCCTTGCAG includes these proteins:
- a CDS encoding penicillin-binding protein 2 produces the protein MHHILPDNSGHITLDGQRHGFLQKAHLRMAMVTCVLMLGFIAIAWRLTHLSLIGVYAPGTAAAGQMQTAGITALRGGITDRNGEHIAATLRMPSLYADPALVGNADILARDLSKILPVTATDIKHNLARGGRFVWLYRNLTPKQQQRINDLGYPELGFRDEYRRVYPQGNLLSHLLGYTDSDGNGIAGLEKQYNDLLKEGDVLRTTLDIRVQNILKRTIQQSVTRFQAIGGAGIMMDIKTGEIIAMVSLPDFDPHNPADAPAEKRFNRNTTGVFEMGSTFKIFSIAAALQNGSTTADEVFDATEPLRIGRHVIRDFHAEKRPMTVREIFLHSSNIGTALIAQKMGSENLQNFFRDLGLFTRVNIDLPERALPLVPRRWGEAATATASYGHGFAVTPLHLAVGAAAIVNNGLLLPPTLTPRPRLKTAATRIVSAQTSAVMRSMLEDVTAKGTGKNAVAAGYRVGGKTGTAEKVVNGRYKRKALYSSFIGFFPMDNPRYVLLVSIDEPQGRKDSFGYATGGWTAAPVVRQVITEAAPLLGIASGNMTYGGLRDYVAAISQTNTD
- a CDS encoding UDP-N-acetylmuramoyl-L-alanyl-D-glutamate--2,6-diaminopimelate ligase translates to MIDTSGAPVNMRVSGLTLDSRKVETGFLFAALKGDKLDGHAFIPQAVKSGAICVLIGTKDPAPQNVAVLRAENPRRAFSLLVAAFYKTQPEIITAVTGTNGKTSTVQFCRQIWERLDLNAACLGTLGVTAPALGMTEDGSITTPDPESLHRTLAALAAKNCNHLAMEASSHGLDQYRLDGVRVTAAGFTNLTHDHLDYHKTLENYLAAKMRLFTDLLPPGGTAVLNMDDPVYEQLAAACADKKIVTYSLKNPEADFAVTRRMPKSDGQDITLNVSGRDYELFFPRVGAFQLYNALCAAALVMAEADCPPAQVILSLEHLAPVRGRMEYVGSPAGINAGIYVDYAHTPDALENVLTALRPHTQSRLYALIGCGGDRDRSKRPIMGETAAKFADHVIVTDDNPRSEEPAAIRVEVMTGCPDAENIGDRKEAIFHAVSLLKDGDVLVVSGKGHEQGQKIGDDIIPFDDAETVRAAIAAS
- the ybgC gene encoding tol-pal system-associated acyl-CoA thioesterase; this encodes MTEHQFSLRVYYADTDAGGVVYHAGYLRFAEQARTEMLRDAGFEHAALLKETGIAFAVRHLEIDYRRPAVLDDQLTIVTKLTHLGNARMDMQQTFFKDGDAIVTIHLTLVCMNVHTQKAARLPEECRAVFEKMM